In Tachypleus tridentatus isolate NWPU-2018 chromosome 3, ASM421037v1, whole genome shotgun sequence, the sequence AAACTTCAGTGACTTAGAACACATTAAAAAGACAGTGACTAAACTTCAGTAACTTAGAACACGTTAAAAAGACAGTGACTAAACTTCAGTGACTTAGAACACATTAAAAAGACAGTGACTAAACTTCAGTGACTTAGAACACATTAAAAAGACAGTGACTAAACTTCAGTGACTTAGAACACGTTAAAAAGACAGTGACTAAACTTCAGTAACTTAGAACACGTTTAAAAGACAGTGACTAAACTTCAGTGACTTAGAACACATTAAAAAGACAGTGACTAAACTTCAGTGACTTAGAACACATTAAAAAGACAGTGACTAAACTTTAGTGACTTAGAACACATTAAAAAGACAGTGACTAAACTTCAGTGACTTAGAACACGTTAAAAAGACAGTGACTAAACTTCAGTGACTTAGAACACATTAAAAAGACAGTGACTAAACTTCAGTGACTTAGAACACATTAAAAAGACAGTGACTAAACTTCAGTGACTTAGAACACGTTAAAAAGACAGTGACTAAACTTCAGTGACTTAGAACACATTAAAAAGACAGTGACTAAACTTCAGTGACTTAGAACACGTTAAAAAGACAGTGACTAAACTTCAGTGACTTAGAACACATTAAAAGACAGTGACTAAACTTCAGTGACTTAGAACACATTAAAAAGACAGTGACTAAACTTCAGTGACTTAGAACACATTAAAAAGACAGTGACTAAACTTCAGTGACTTAGAACACGTTAAAAAGACAGTGACTAAACTTCAGTGACTTAGAACACATTAAAAAGACAGTGACTAAACTTCAGTGACTAAACTTCTTCCTTTACAATGTTTTCTCTAGTTCCAAATGAAAGTCACAACCTTAGTCTCAGTGAGAAAGTCTTTGTTGAAGTGGTTGTGAACAGTATTTAGATGTACTTCACCACTGATGTGTCAAAGGTTACGTGATATTAATCTGATGGTGACCCGAATAATACTTCTGACTATTACACCGAGAGTACAACGAATAATACATTCATACAGGTATCTACAGCAATTACAATTTGACTGAGTCAGTCCTGTTTGCATGGTATTGAAGTCTCAGCAAATAGTGCTTTATTACTTTTAGTCCTAGTAGGAAACCGGCCGGTATCTCTGCAAAGCTTACAAAGctggaaaccaggttttgatactcgtggtggcagagcacaaaaaaaaacattttgtatctttgtgctaaTCTTCAAACTCGTTTAAAATTTAGAGATTTTTAGAAGGTTTTGTTCGCTTTAGAAAGACCATTCaatattaagtatttgttgtgGTTTGAACAACTAATCTGTCGAAGTAAGACCCAAATATAATATAGCGTTTTCTGCTTATGTACAACGTCACAATAATTACCCTTTAACTCTGTGTACTGGCTTTACTGCTCTGagtttactttaataaatatcgcaaaatatgaaacttaacTATCTGTTGTTTACAAGTCATTAATTCTACGTTAAAGTCAATAAGCACATTCAGATTAACATGACTTTGTAGTCTATATGTGATTCCAAAGTACACCCACAAACTACATATATAAGTGTGagaatttaaattgttttatatatatagttatctcTCAAAGGGCCCAGAAGAGGGCCGTAAAATCACGAAATAACAACCTATAGCGTGACGAAACGTGGTGGTAATTTCATGTAAGTTTGGAGTATACTCTAATTACTATGTATGTGAGAGTTCTCACTGTGTGCTTGAGACAGTGCGAATATCGTACGTGTAtacgtaatatttgtttttaagacatATTACAAATGCTTAGTTACATATATGCACTTGGTGAAAATTTCATAAGAACTGAACCGATTCGCCAAATCATAACGTCAGTATCATATAGACTGGTGTGGATTACACGAAAGGGAATAATGCTATTGTTTGCCTGTAAAAGGTACATTGGCCACTAAATGGCCTTGTCAACTGTCATCAATACGACTTGGTAACTGGTGTGGATTACACGAAAGGGAATAATGCTATTGTTTGCCTGTAAAAGGTACATTGGCCACTAAATGGCCTTGTCAACTGTCATCAATACGACTTGGTAACTTGTATTTCTGCTCGTCTTCTCCACTGGACCATGCATCtcgaactatatatatatatacatctcaCATTCTAACGGAGAGAACAGAGTGCATCTTACGGTCTGTAAGACAGCTTAAGGTACGTTCCACAAGTCAGATCACAAAGTTGCAGAGACCAATCTGGAAGATTAAACATGAAACTTTTGGTAAATAACATTGGTTTATACGTTTTATTAAAGCTAATAAAATCTTTAGAAACCTCTTTAACAACAGATACCTGGGTTTTCTTACCTATTAATCCCctgaaatatgttatttaattttttcttacagCTTTACTGTGCAGTAGCAACTGTCTTTATCGTCATAACAGCTGGTGTTGACTCTCAGACACCCGTGTATGAATACAGAAGCGTCTATAATTCTGGAAACCAACCAACCTTCTTTCCTCGTAGCGATGGGTACAGCCGCCTTGGACGATCCTACAGTTATGGTTACGACTATGGAAATATAGGGTATGATTTTCGTGGATACCATAGCAACGTGCCAAACGTACTCAACGATTACTCAGACGCTTATCCGTACGACGTTCGTGAAGTTAATTACAGATATAATCAAGGATACGGTTCTCAGTACGGATACTATTGACCTGGGTAAGAGAACCAAATTTTGTAAGTCACGTGAAAACATTGGGTGTTTAACAAGCCTCATTGATAGCAGTAGAAAAacacttttcatatatttatgataataatttataatagatTTATCCCggaattattttcataaacataattCATAAGTTAGTTCATATTCATTATGCGTTTTAGCCACGTGTTATTTGACTCcagaattagttttatttttttgttttactaaagcGAATACCCAAAACTAGTATGTATcaataacatagttttataatttgtttttaatttatttttcgatACAGAAAACCGTTGGCAGGAAGATAGCCACAGTAATACGTAACCCGAGGTCaactatataatatattgttttattttattatccttGTGCTTTAATAAAATCATAACGAAGTTTTGGAATCTCGACACTGTGTTAAAATTCTTGTGTTAACCTTTTGAATAGGTTTTGAAACAGTAGTGAATTCTCTCCATACAGAAAATCAAatttctcaaaaaacaaacagacaagcactttcatttgttttaaattttaaaagagtttattttggtttattcaaatgtaaatgatacaaaattattcttgtcattcaacaaaaattaatgtatattgttgttttgaattaagcacaacgctacgcaatgggctatctgtgctccgcccactacgggtatcgaaacccggtttttagcgttataaatccgcagacataccgctgagccactgggagacattatgttatattaacaaaAAGAAACGTCACACTCTAAggtctacattttttttttaaatatattcattcatTCATAAACATCTAAAAAAACGTAACAGTTGTTCGAATTACGATTGTTTCCGAAAGCATACGTAAAATGCATCTTTTTTCCAAGCAAGTATCGGTTATCCACAGCCCTTAAAGAATATGATGAATTCTTGGTTTAATCTTCGTTTATCTGACGCAATTAAGGTAAAATGGTTGTACAGGTAACAtagatttttatttgtatgtaaatcaATAATTTGTACATGCCCACCACGGTATCAAACCTTATTTTTAGCGTCATGAATGTTATTTTCTCAACCAATCTGTTTCCAACATAGAACCTTTCGTCTTAGTCTTGCGACTTATATTATAAAAGAAGGTTTAATTGATACAAGttgtaaaacaactaatacataCACGCCTGTGAACTTACGTTTCGTTACTTAATAGAAACGGCCGAGAGCCCCACGGTAGTATGGATAGCCAGCGTAGTTGTAGTGACCCAATCCGTAATTGTAACCACCATAATAGCGTGGAGCGTAATTGAAACCATGGTACTGGTTGTACGGATAAATATTGTAACCTGGATAGGTGTAGTTGTAGAAACCTTGGTAGCAAGAATAGGGCAGGGTGtcgtgctgtttgtttgtttgttttgaatttcgcgcaaagctagtcatcaccacccaccgccaactcttaggctactcttttaccaacgaatagtgaaactgactgtcacattataacgcgctcacggctgaaagggcgaggatgtttggtgtgacgggattcaaacccgcaaccctcggattacgagtcgaacgccttaaaccacctgaccatgccgggccgtgtcgTGCTGTACGGTCACAGAAGAGTCACCAGTGCTGTAGGAATAGCCTCTTTCACGTGCTACAAAAGCACCAACAGCCAATAGGAGAACGCAAAcgacctatatatatatatacccaacaATTCGAGAACcgttaaaatattaactataatctAAGATTTATCTTCATTTGTTTTACGTTAACcaataatattcagttatttttcaCCTTCATACTTTAAGCATGATAAAAGTGATCTCTATTATTCGTTCTCGGCTGTTTGTATAAGAAAAAGCCACTTCAGAGATTTTCTCTCGGTTGTTTGTTCATAAGTTGTGTCAGTAAAAAgttgtgaatatatttttacacacagAATTTATTCACCCGTAAAAAGAAAGAAGGGTGTCTGCTAAACACAGAACCAGTCTGTTTCTAAACAATGTTCTGAGTAGTTATTAAAACTTACAGTAAATTACCAACTGATGAAAGTTTAGTACACCTATAAAAAaatttatccaaatatacaaaTCCGAATACTGACGAGAAACTGGGTGTTGTGAATGATTTGTCGAAATTCTACGAACGTGTAACTTCAAGCATCAGATAAGTTGATAAGTTGAATTATTcccataaactaaaaatatttttctcgtcGAAATGTTCCAAAATCTCTAGTTTTTAAACATCAACTTGTAGATCACCGTAGTAACAACTACGTCCACAtaatttgaaatacttaaaaagTGATTTATTACCGATAAACGAATAACTCCAAATTATATCAGATTAAGAACGAAAGGTCTACATGATTTAAAAGTAGTTAAgtaacatgctcgtcctttcagccatgggaccattataatgtgacggttaatatcactattcgttggtaacagagtagcctaagagttggtggtaggtggtgatgactaactgtcttccctctggtcttacactctaaaattagggccggctagcgcagatagccctcgtgtagctttgctcggaattcgaaacaaacaaactatattagtTTCTTATGAAATCACATGAATCAAATTGTTTCTAAAACCCTTTCTGAAACCAATAACATCAAGGGTATCGCTTACTACCTTTATAATGTTGAGAAACATGAATGATCTCTGTCCAGAAACACTGACTGTATATTCAACACTTGGATACGATGCGAAGTGATGGCTATTCTATTGATATTTATAGCAGATTTGTTTCGTACGATTAAATCTTGGCCAACGATAACACAAACAGTGGAAGGAAATGTTTATACTACAAACGTCCTCAATCTTCATAACATTCGTCAAACAAACAAGGTCAGAAGAGATGACATAAGTTAATTGTGTTGGAAACCTTCGTTTTTATTTATTGGTGCTCACTCCAAACAAAACTGGAATTTGACAAAATGTCCTAATTTAACTACGAAGGACACTCAGTGAAAAAGTTGATTATTCTGTCTTTCACAATTAGAACCACATTTAACACGAACTGAAAAAGTGAGACGTGTAAGTGCAGGGAGTTCAGTGTGGAATCAAAGCTAAATGACATTTGTTACTATTTCTTTGTATTGTAAATCAAGGTTAAATAGAAgatatgattttaaacaaaagatttgCTCTTTTTAAGGATAAACCATAAATTTacacacctacattaataaaCACATGAAAATAGAGAcatctaaaaaaatttaaaagacgaaacatgttttaaaactgaaaaatttacTGTTAAGGTCTCGTTACTAAAGCctaatggcccggcatgggcaggtgtgttaagacgttcaactcgtaatttgagggtcgcgggttcgaatcccggtcgcaccaaacatgctcgccatttcagccgtggaggcgttataatgtgtcggtcaatcccactattcgttggtaaaagagtagcccaagagttggcgatgggtggtgatgaccagctgccttccctctagtcttacactgcaaaattagggacggctagcgaagatagccctcgagtagctttgcgcgaaattcaaaaactaagaaaaacaaaactaaagccaaaacaaacaaaaaaactgttgtCTTGAGCTATTCACAAAAACCTGAGAATTTCAAGCCTTCAACATTTTTACAATAGAAACAAATATGTCtcagttgaaattaaaaaaaatacttataaaaataagtGAAGAAACAGTGATACAAACAGCCTGAATGTAGTTTATATCAGGCGTATtcctaatattattttatg encodes:
- the LOC143246966 gene encoding uncharacterized protein LOC143246966, with protein sequence MKLLLYCAVATVFIVITAGVDSQTPVYEYRSVYNSGNQPTFFPRSDGYSRLGRSYSYGYDYGNIGYDFRGYHSNVPNVLNDYSDAYPYDVREVNYRYNQGYGSQYGYY